DNA sequence from the Tissierella sp. MB52-C2 genome:
TGAGTTTAATACCATAGTTGAAATGGGATATACAGACTATTTCCTTATAGTATGGGATTTTATAAAATTTGCTAGAGATAACGGAATAATGGTAGGGCCAGGAAGAGGTTCAGCAGCAGGGAGTATTGTCTCCTATGCCTTAGGTATTATAGATATAGACCCCTTAGAATATGGTCTGATATTTGAAAGATTTTTAAATCCAGAGAGAGTATCTATGCCAGATATAGACATAGATTTTTGTTATGAAAGACGAGAAGAAGTTATTCAATACGTTATAGACAAATATGGAGTAGACCATGTGGCTCAAATAGTCACCTTTGGTACTATGGCGGCTAGGGGTTCCATAAGGGATGTAGGAAGAGCAATGAATATGCCCTACGGCGAAGTAGATTATATTGCAAAACAAATACCAATGGAATTAGGTATGACGATATCGAAGGCCTTAGAGGTAAATAAATCATTAAAAGATGCCTATGATGAAGACGAAAATGTTCAAAGACTTATAGATGTATCTAAAGCAGTAGAGGGATTACCTAGACATACATCTACCCATGCTGCTGGAGTAGTTATATCTAAAAATCCTGTGACAAGTTATGTTCCTCTATTAAAAAATGGAGATTCTGTGGCTACTCAATTTAATATGATAGAATTAGAAGAATTAGGTCTTTTAAAAATGGACTTTTTAGGTCTAAGAACATTAACGGTAATTAGAGATACAGTTAATTTAGTAGAAGAAAATCATGGAGTAAAAATTGATTTTAATAAGATAAACTATGAAGATCCACTTGTACTTGAAATGTTTGCCAAGGCTGAGACTCTAGGTATATTTCAGTTTGAGTCTCCAGGAATGAGGGCGTTTCTTAGGGAATTAAAGCCAAATGTATTTGAAAACCTTATAGCTGCCAATTCTCTTTTTAGACCAGGGCCTATGAATCAGATACCTACATTTGTGGCTTGTAAACATGATGCATCAAAGATAGAATATCTTCATCCTAAACTAGAGCATATACTAGATGTTACATATGGATGTATAGTATATCAGGAGCAGGTAATGCAAATAGTTAGAGATATTGGTGGATATTCTATGGGTAGAGCAGATTTAGTAAGACGTGCCATGGGAAAAAAGAAAATGGATGTAATGGAAGAAGAAAGAAGGAACTTTATCTATGGTCAAGTCGACGAAAATGGAGAAGTTATTTTATCGGGAGCCATAAGAAATGGAGTAGATGAAAAAACAGCTTCAAAAATTTATGACTTGATGATAGACTTTGCCAACTATGCCTTTAATAAAAGCCATTCAGCTGCCTATGCAGTAGTAGCCTATAGAACTGCATATTTAAAATATTATTATCCAGTGGAATTTATGGCAGCTCTTATTTCTTCTGTTATGGGGAATACTAACCAAGTATCACTTTATATACAGGAGTGTAAAAGGCTTGGAATAGACATACTTTCACCTGATATAAATGAATCCTACAATAAATTTACTGTGTCACAAAATAAGATTAGATTTGGACTTTCAGCAGTAAAAAATGTAGGAGAAAACTTTATAAAGGCCATAGTAGAAGCTAGAAAATCAGGAAGATTTAAATCTTTTACAGATTTTATTGAGAGAATAGAAAAGACAGATTCATCTGTAATGAATAAAAGGGCAGTAGAATCCTTGATTAAATGTGGTGCTATGGATAGTCTAGGAGTCAATAGGGCACAATTATTGGCAATATATGAAAAGACAATAGATGGTATTCATGCAGATAGAAAGAGGAATATAGAGGGGCAGTTTTCCATATTTGATACTTTAGATGAAAATGTTTCAAAAGACAATTTGCCAGATTTAAAAGAATTTCCTAAAAACATACTGCTTACAATGGAGAAGGAAATGGTAGGTATTTATATATCAGGTCACCCATTGGAATCATATAAATCTGAAATAGAAAGGGTATCAAATATTACAACCTTTGATTTATTAAATATAAATGAAGAAATAGGTAAAGATTTAAATGGAGTAAAAGATGGGGCATCCATAATATTAGGTGGTATAATTGTTGAAAAGAAAAATAAAATAACTAGAAATAATAATATGATGGCATTTATTACATTGGAAGATTTATATGGTTCAATCGAATGTATAGTTTTTCCTGCTACCTTTGAAAGATATAATAAATATTTAAAAGAAGACAATATAATAGTAATCCATGGTAGAATAAGTATATCTGAGGTGGAAGAACCTAAAATAATAGTTGAAAAAATATCTGAACTAAATACTTATAAAAAAGGCAAGATATATGTAAAGATACCATCAAATAATTCTTCAGACACTTTTGATAAGCTTAAAAGGATTCTAATAAAATATACTGGAGATACACCGGTATATGTATATATTGAAAAGGAAAAGAAAACAGTTGTGGCAGATAGAAGTCTATGGATCGATATAGATAATAAAAATGCAATAATAGAATTGAAAAATTTGCTTGGAGAAAATTCAGTTAAAATATCTTAAACCATTATTTTAATTGACAACTATATTGTCAATTGCAGAGGGGTGCTTTGATATATGTGGACAGCAGTTCATATGACTACAGGATTCGAAAATGCATTAAATATAGAAAGACAGTTAAAAAAAGAAGGATTCTTAGTAAAAGTAAAATATTTTACTAAGGAAGGTGAAGAAGAATTATATGAAATATTAGCGCCAGAATTCGAAGCAGGAGAAATTCAGGAGGCAATGATAGAATTAGGAATTATTTGATTTATATAAGGGGGAATTAAATGAAGACTATAGGAATACTGACTAGTGGCGGAGATGCACCAGGTATGAATGCAGCCATTAGAGCAGTAGTAAGAGCAGGAATATATAATGGATTTAAAGTAATGGGTATAAGACAGGGATATAATGGGCTTATCAATGGAGATATATATGAAATGAACCTTTCTTCTGTTGCAGATATAATACATAGAGGAGGAACTATGCTTAGGTCTGCTAGATCAGATGAATTTAAAACAGAAAAGGGATTTAAGAAAGCATTAAATGTATTAGAAGTATTTGGCATAGATGGACTTGTAGTATTAGGTGGTGATGGTACACTAAAGGGAGCAAGGGAAATATCAAATGCTTCCATACCAACCATAGGAATACCTTGTACTATTGATAATGATTGTGGATATTCTGATTTTACCATTGGATTTTTCACAGCTGTAGAAACAGTTGTAGATGCAATATCTAAAATTAGAGATACGTCCACATCTCATGGTAGAGCCAATGTTATAGAAGTCATGGGTAGACACTGTGGAGATATTGCATTATATGCAGGTCTGGCAGGTGGAGCTGAAAGTATAATAGTGCCTGAAGTGGAATTCAATATAGATGATGTATGTAAGAAAGCTATACAGGGGAAAAACAGGGGAAAGTTACATCATATTATTGTCTTAGCTGAGGGAGTAGGAAATGCTTATGATGTATCTAAAGCAATTGAAGAAAAAACTGGCATAGATACAAGAGTAACAGTTTTAGGATATATTCAAAGAGGTGGAAATCCTACATCCTATGATAGAATTACAGCCAGTAAAATGGGAAGTAAAGCTATAGATTTGCTAAGGGATGGGAAATCAGGAAGAGCTCTTGGAATTAAATGTAACCAGATAATTGATATGGATATAAATGATGCTTTAGAGGTGGAGAAAAGCTTTGATATAGAAATGTATAATACTACAAATATTTTATCGATATAGCGTAATTGAATAATATAGAAAATTAAATTAATGGAGGGGAAACAGATGAAAAAGACTAAAATAGTATGTACAATAGGACCAGCATCTGAATCTGAGGAGGTATTAAAAGAATTATTTTTAAATGGGTTAAATGTTTGTAGACTTAATTTTTCCCATGGAAGCCATGAGGAACATAAGAAAAGAATAGATACCATAAAAAAAGTTAGAGAAGAACTTAATATGCCTATAGGAATTATGTTAGATACAAAGGGACCAGAGATAAGACTAGGAGATTTCGAAGAAGGTACTATAGAAATTGAAGAAGGAAATATATTTACCCTAACAACTAGAGATATATTAGGAGATAATACTATAGTATCTGTTTCTTATGATGGTTTACCAAATGATATTGAAGTAGATAGTAGAATTTTAATAGATGACGGACTGGTAGAATTTAAGGTAATAGAAATAATCAATGGAACAGATATAAAATGTATAGCATTAAATAATGGAACTTTAAAAAATCATAAAGGTGTAAATGTACCAAATGTAAAAATTAATTTACCGGCGGTGACTAAAAAGGATATAGACGATATATTATTTGGAATAGAAAATGAAATAGATTTTATAGCTGCATCCTTTGTTAGGAAAGCATCTGATGTTTTAGAAATAAGAAAAATATTAGAAGACAATAATGCAGATTTTATAGAGATAATTTCAAAAATAGAAAACCAAGAAGGTGTAGATAATATAGATGAAATACTTGCTGCATCTGATGGAATAATGGTAGCTAGGGGAGACTTAGGAGTAGAGATACAAACAGAGGAGATACCACTGGTTCAAAAAGATTTAATAAGAAGATCAAATCTATCAGGAAAACCAGTTATTACAGCTACGCAAATGTTAGATTCCATGATGAGAAATCCTAGACCGACTAGAGCAGAAGTAACAGATGTTGCCAATGCCATTCTTGATGGAAGTAGTGCAATTATGTTATCTGGAGAAACTGCTGCAGGAAAATATCCTATTGAATCTGTAAAAACCATGTATAATATTGCAACAAGGACAGAAGAATCTTTAGATTATGGAGAAATACTAAAATCTAAATCTATTATATCAGAAGTATCAACAACTAATGCAATAGGAAAGGCAACTTGTACAACAGCAATGGATTTAGAAGCATCTGCCATAATTACTGCAACTTCTTCAGGATATACTTCAAAGGCTATATCTAAATTTAGACCAAAATCTCCTATAATAGCAGCTACAACTAAAGAATCTGTAATGAGAAGATTATCTTTAGTATGGGGAGTTTATCCAGTATTATCTCCTTATAGCAATTCTACAGATGATGTAATAGAACTATCTATACAATCAGCAGTAGATAAAGGATATGTAAAAGAAGGAGATTTAGTAGTTATTACAGCGGGGATTCCTGTAGGAACATCAGGATCTACTAACCTTATTAAAGTTCATACAATAGGAAAAGTATTGATTAAAGGTATGGGAATTTGTAAAGGTTCAACATTGGGTAGAATTTGTATTGCAAATAATAAAGAAGAATTAGAATCGAAGTTTAGAGATGGTGATATTATAGTTAGTAGAGATACAGATAGAGATATGATACCATTTATTGAAAGAGCATCTGCTATAATAACAGAACAAGGTGGACTTACATCCCATGCAGCCATAGTAGGGCTAAATCTTAATAAAACAACCATAGTAGGTGCAGAAAATGCTACAACTTTATTAGAAGATGGAGAAATAGTAACAGTAGATAGTGCTACAGGACTTGTATATAAAGGAGAAGCAAGAGTATTATAGAAACAATAAGGGGGATAAATATGGAAAAACGAAGACTGGGAAAGACTAGTTTAGATGTATCTGTTATTGGCTTTGGAGGAATCCCTATACAAAGAGTAGACTCCGAATTATCCCATGGACTTCTTCAGGAAGCTTATAATAGGGGAATAAACTTTATAGATACTGCCAGAGGATATAATGAATCAGAAAATTTAATTGGAGAAGCACTGGAGAAAATAGGTAGAGACAAATTTATATTGGCTACAAAATCCATGAAAAGAGACTATGATGGAATGGTAGAAGAATTAAATATTAGTTTAAAAAACTTAAAAACTGACTATATAGATTTGTTTCAATTCCATAATATTAGAACCTTTGAAGAGCTAGATTTCATCATGAGTGACAATGGAGCATTTAAAGCATTGAAGGAAGCTAAAGAAAAGGGAATAATAAGGGAAATAGGGATTACATCCCATAGCCCAGAACTATTAGATAAAGCCGTAGATATGGGAGAATTTGCAACTATACAATGTCCATATAATCCTGTTGAACGCCAAGCAGAAGAATTGTTTAAAAAAGCTAAAGATATGAATATAGGAGTAATAGTTATGAAGCCTCTAGCAGGAGGTGCTATTACTAAAGGAGAACTATCCCTTAGATTTATAGTAGACAATCCAAATATATCTGTAGTTATTCCAGGAATGGATACTTTAGAGCAGGTAAAGTCTAATTCAGAAGTAGGCATTAATATAAGAAAGCTAACAGGGGAAGAAGAGAGTATTTTATCTGAAGAAGCAAATTCTCTAGGAACGGAATTTTGTAGGAGATGTGGCTATTGTCTGCCTTGTCCTCAAAATATAGATATACCTACTCAATTTTTAATGGAAGGATACTATACTAGGTATAATCTAAAGGAATGGGCTCAAAGCAGATATGATGCCATGGAATATAGGGCGATTCACTGTATAGAATGTGGACTATGTGAATCTAAATGTCCATATAATCTTCCCATAAGAAAGATGATGAAAAATGTAGTGGAAAAGCTAGGATAAGTTAGTCTGAATAATTCCGATTTTTGATGCCAGGCACCAAAAATCGGAATTATTATCATATAATAAATGGGGGGATAGGTATGGATATGAATATATTCAGAACAGCCATGGAATTTTCATCAGACGGCATACTTATATCAGATGTTAATGGAAATGTTATATATCTAAACAAGGCATATGAACAAACTACTGGATTAAAGAAAGAGCAGATATTAAATAAGAATTTAAAAACATTGATGGAAGAACAAATTTTTAATAAGGCCATTTCTTTATCTGTATTACAAGATGAAGTGCCTATCTCTATAATACATAAATATATAACAGGAAAATCTGCGTTAACTACTGCAAATCCTATATATGACAAAGAAAAAAAGATAATAGGAGTAATTTGTAATACTAGAAATGTATCAGAATTACTTAATTTGAGAAATGAACTATTTGAAACCAAAGAATTAACTAAGAAATATTCAGAGGAAATAAAAATCCTAAGACAACTTGCTCTTCATCATGAAGAATTCATCTATGAAAGCAAGGTAATGGAGAACACAATAAAACTCGCATCAAAGGCTGCAGCATTTGATAGTACTATTTTAATACATGGAGAATCAGGTACTGGAAAAGAAGTATTAGCTAAGTTTATTCATAATGAAAGTCCAAGAAAGAACCAACCTTTTATAAAGGTAAATTGTGCAGCCATACCAAATGAACTTTTTGAATCAGAGTTATTTGGATATATGGGAGGTTCATTTACAGGAGCATCTAAGGATGGAAAACCTGGTATGTTTGAATTGGCCAATTATGGAACTATATTATTAGATGAAATTGGAGAATTGCCTTTGCCAATACAGTCTAAATTACTTAGAGTAATACAAGAGAAAGAAGTATTTAGAGTTGGAGGCCAGACTCCTATATCTTTAGATGTTAGAGTGTTGGCAGCTACAAATAAGGATTTAAAAAAAGAAGTTGCTGAAGGTAGATTTAGAGAAGATTTATTTTTTAGATTAAATGTTGTTCCAATAAATATACCAGCATTAAAAGAAAGAAGAGAAGATATACCAAAGCTAATCCAATTTTTCTTAGAAAAGCTCAATAGAAAGTATAAAAAAATTATATCTATAACAGATGATGCCATAAATATATTAAAATCATATACTTGGCCTGGAAATGTAAGGGAGCTTGAAAATTTAATTGAGTACTTATTTATTATGAATACATCTGAAGAAATAGATATTGAGCAGCTACCGCCCCAAGTATTGACACAACAGCTATATACTAATTCGTGGGGAGAAGAGGATAGCTATATCCCGAATCTTAATTATATGATTGAACGTTATGAGAAATCTATTATCTTATCTACATTAAAAAATTATCCATCCATAAGACAGGCTTCAAAAGTATTGGGAGTTCACTACTCTACTTTATCGAGAAAAATTAAAAAATATAATATAGATTATGATGTTTTCTAATAAAAAGATAGAAATTTATTTAAAATGTATGCAATATTGCAACACTTACAAAAAGTATCGCAAACTTGAAATCCCTAATTGAAGTGATAAAATGCTCTTTCATAAATATAGTGTTGCAGAGATGCAAATATATTTAATCACATATATAGCTAAACCCAGTATTATCAAGAAAATAAAGTTGGCATATTAATTGCTTTATATATAGTCAAGTAAAACAGGTAATAAACAGAGAGACTAATTTTGTTTTACTTTATACTCTTTAATATGAAAGAGTATTGAAAACTATTATAATGAAAGGGTGGATTATTTATGTCAAAAGAGCAATACAAATCAAGAGTATCATATGAATTTGATGAGGAATTATTAAGACAAGCTTTTGCAGAAGCTAGAAAGATTTATAAAGAAAGAGGATTCCAAACTAGAATGGGCTATGGTAAAGCACCAGCAGTAACTACTGTAGATATGGCTAGAGCTTGGATGGAAGATGGACATCCATTTACATGTGATAAATCAGAAGAGGTAACTGCTAATGCACGTAAAGTATTAGATGCAGCAAGAAAGAGTGGAGTTCCTATATTCCATACAACCACTGGATTTGAGCCAACTAGAGGATTAGACTTAGGTAGATGGGATGAGAAAATTCCTCTACACACATTAGAAAAAGATTCATATTGGATGGAAATAGATCCAAGGTTAAACCCACAACCAGATGAGCCTGTAATATATAAACCATATGCAAGTAACTTCTTTGGTACAAGACTTGCTCAATTACTAACTTACTTAGGAGTAGATACTCTAATAGTAATGGGTGCTACTTCATGTGCATGTGTTAGACATACAGTAATGGATTCAACGGGATATGGATTTAAAACTATAGTTCCTGAAGGAACTGTAGGAGATAGAGTGCCAGGTGTTGTTGAATGGAATCTATTTGACATGGATGCTAAATTCTGCGATGTTGAGCCACTAGAAAATGTAGTTAAATATTTAGAAGGCATAGATAAAAGCGTATACACTAAATAAGATAAATTAAGAAAATAAATAATATCTTACAGAAAAATAAGGGACACTGATATATTATAATAGTGTCCCTTAAATTTAACTATTTTTTCGAAAAAGGGGGATGTATATGGGACTAATTATAAAAAACGGAAATATCATAACATCCGAAAATGAGTATATTGCAGATATACTTGTAGAAGGAGAAAAAATAATTGCTATAGGGAAAGAATTAGATATAGCTGGACATGAAGTTGTAGATGCCACTGGTAAATATGTTTTTCCAGGTGGTGTGGACGAACATGTACACTATAACTCATTTAACTCTTTAGGTTATGAAACTTCACATGCAGCATTGGTTGGAGGAACAACTACAGTTGGTGACTTTGTTGTTCAACCAGTAGGAGTTGGACTTAAAGATTCTATAATAAACTATAAAAGAGATTGTCTTGATGGAGTGGCAACAGTAGATTATGTACTTCATGGAATCATCATGGATCCTTGTGAAGAAAGTATAGAAGATTTAGTAAATATGCCTTCAGTTGGTGTTTCTTCAGTTAAGCTTTTTATGGCTTATAAAGGTATGCCATATTATGTATCAGATGAGTGGATATTTAAAGCACTCTGTACAGGAAAAGAATCAGGAGTAACTATTATGGTTCATGCTGAAAATGCTGATATTATTGATGTATTAACAAAGCAACTTATAGCAGAAGGAAAAACAGAACCTAAATATTTTGGAGATTCAAGACCAGTATTATCTGAGGCAGAAGCCACTTCTAGAGCAATCTATATGGCTAAGATGGCAAAGGCTCCAATTTTTGTTGTTCATGTTACCAATCAAAAAGCAGTGGAAGTCATTAGAGAAGCATATAATGAAGGGGTATCTGCATATGGAGAAACTTGTACTCACTATCTAATGTTAAATGATGAAAACTTAGCTCGACCTAATTTTGAAGGAGCAAAATATGTATGTAACCCCCCTTTAAGACCACAGTCAGATGTAGATTTCATGTGGGAAGCCATTAATAAAGGATGGATAACGAGTGTTGGTTCGGACCATTGTGCTGTTATGGGAGGTTTTGCAGAAGGAAAACATAAGGGAATTAATGATTTTAGTAAGATTCCACCAGGATCCCCGGGAGTACAGGAGCGTTTATACATGATGTGGACTTATGGAGTGGAAACAGGAAGGATTTCTCGTCAGAAATTTGTAGAGGTTTGCTGTACAACTCCAGCGAAAATTTGTGGTATTTATCCACAAAAGGGTGATATAGCAGTTGGATCTGATGCTGATATAGTTGTTTTTGATCAAAACTACAGAGGTGCTATAAGTATTAAGGATAGCCTCTCAGGTTCAGACTATTGCACTTATGAAGGATATGAACAAAAAGGAATAGCAGAAAAAGTGTTTTTAAGAGGAAAATTAGTAGCTGAAAATGGAAAGTTTGTTGGAGAATTTGGTGAAGGAAAACAAGTTATATCAAAGCCATATGCTTACTGTTATAATAAATTTAAAGAGGGCGAATAAGCCCTCTTTTTTGTGTATATAGAAAGTTTTGATTTTTATATAGGTATTATAATGAATTGTTATGGAATGATATAATCTTGATAACATATTTAATTTATATTTGCTTATTTTTTATATAACAAATATAATAATACTTAATAACAATTTTAGGTAAGGGGTATGATTATGACCGATAGTAAACTAGATACAGATAAGATATATGAAATATTAAGATCAAGAATTATACATCTTGAATATGAACCAGGGCTGGTTTTAAATGAAGTGGATTTAGCAGAGGAATTTAATATAAGTAGAACACCAATTAGAAAGGTTTTTCAATTATTACATAGTGATAAACTTCTAAATATTGTGCCAAGATTTGGAGCTCAAGTTACACCTATTGATTTTAAACAGATGAAATATATATTTGAAGTGACTAGAGAGCTAGACCCTTTTGCTTCAAGACTTGCGGTAGAAAGAATAAGCGAAGAAAAAATAAAAAAGCTTGAAGAGATTATGTTAAGGTTTGAAAATTATGATATAAGTAAAGACTATCAAAATGCCATTAACGATGACGAACAATTTCACAGCATTATACTTTCATCCTGTGGTAATCCGTGGTTACAAGATATATTGACATCTTTACATTATCATACAGAAAGATTATGGCATTATTGTGAGCAATATTTTGATAGTATTGATTTATTTAGTCATACTTTAGGAAAGGTATTAGAAGGAATAAAAGAGAAAGATTTAGATAAAGTAGAAAAATATGCTAGGGAGCATATAGATGAATTTGTTTTTAAAATAAAAAAAGAAATGTTATAGAATTTTAAAAAAAGCTTTAATTTTAGATGGTTTGGGTCATCTGAAATTAAAGCTTTTTTAATTTTTTTGGAAAAACTTTATAATTTTATTAAAATACACTTGAAATACATTTGAAAAACATATAGAATGTAATCAAGAAACAAATGAAAAACAATTAACGAACAACAACGAAAAAGAAAGGAAGTGGATATATGTCAATATTTAATGAAAACTCAAAAGTTATCATTATCGGTGACAGAGACGGTATACCAGGACCAGCTATGGAAGAATGTATAAAAACCACTCCTGCAGAAGTAGTATTTTCAGCAACAGAATGTTTTGTCTGAACGGCTGCAGGTGCAATGGATTTGGAAAATCAAAAAAGGGTTAAAGATTTAACTGAAAAATACGGTGCAGAAAACATGATCGTATTAATCGGTGGAGCAGAAGCTGAATCAGCAGGACTAGCAGCTGAAACAGTTACAGCTGGAGATCCAACTTTTGCAGGTCCATTAGCAGGAGTTCCGTTGGGACTTAAAGTTTATCATGCAGTAGAACCAGAATTCAAAGAGTCAGTAGATGCTGATGTATATGATGAGCAAATCGGTATGATGGAAATGGTTTTAGATATTGATGAAATAGTTTCAGAAGTAAAAGGTATGAGAGATGAACATACAAAGTTTTAATAATTAATTTTGTTTAATACAGTTCCCAGAAGAACAATATAGAGGAGGGAAATCTATGAAAAATAATATAGGTTATCAAATAGTAACTAATAACCCAACTATAAGAGATGAATATAAAGAAGTAATTTTTGTTGAAGGCAGCTTTGAAGATGTATTATTTAAGGTTAGAGATTTAGTTCATACAGGTTTTGAACTTATTAACCATCCTCTAGGAGCAAGTATAAGAATGTTTTTCTCCCCATATCGTTCTATTATTGTAAGGGAGAATCTAGAAAAGGCAAATGATGTATATGCCGAAACAATTGAAAACAGCATAGCGAACTATAAAAAGCATATGAATGTCAGAAAACCAGATGTGGTAAATAGTGGAGATTATGCTTTGATTGATGCTGAATTGTTGAAATCTGCATTAGATGAATATGAAAGAGTTTATAATTAAAAAATTAAAAATAAAACGGAGGTGACTTTCCTTGAAACTTGAACTTAGAAGAATCCATATTAAAGATATTCAATTAGGAAATGAAACAACTGTAAAAAATGGAGTTCTAACAGTAAATAAAGAGGAATTAATTAGTAAGCTTAAAGAAGATGAAAGAATTAAAGATGTTAAGCTTGATGTAGCTAGACCTGGAGAAAAGGTAAGAATTATTCCAGTAAAAGATGTCATTGAGCCAAGGGTAAAAATTGAGGGAGAAGGAAATGGCTTTCCAGGAGTATCTACAAAGATGGCTCAATTGGGAGATGGAAAAGTAAATGTACTTTATGGTGCAGCAGTTGTAACAGTAGGAGATATTGTAGGATTTCAAGAAGGAGTAGTTGATATGTGGGGCGAAGGTGCAAAATGGACTCCATTTTCAAAGACTTTCAACTTAGTAGTAGATATTATTCCAGTGGAAGGATTAGCACCACATGTTCATGAAACAACTGTTAGATTAGCAGGACTTAAAGCAGCTGAATTTGTAGGAGAAGCAGGTAGAAGTGTGGAGCCAGATGAAGTAGTAGTATATGAAATGGGCAGCCATGCAGAGGAAAGCAAAAAATACCCAGACCTACCAAAGGTAGCTTATGTAGAAATGCTTATTTCTCAAGGATTATTACATGATGGATATATATATGGTGTTAATAGTCAATTAATACTACCTACACTACTACATCCAAATGAAGAACTAGATGGAGCGGTGATTAGTGGTAACTGTGTTGCAGCTTGTGACAAGATAACAACTTATCAACACCAAAACAACTCAGCAATTCTTGATTTATATGCTGAGCATGGAAAAACTATTAACTTCTTAGGGGTAATACTGACTCCAGAATTAACTACCCTTGAAGGTAAATTTAGAACTTGTGATTATACAGCTAAATTATGTAAGAGCTTAGGAGCAGATGGAGTTATTATATCTGAAGAAGGATATGGTAATCCAGACTCTGATTTATTAATGATTTGTAAGAGATTAGAAGACTCAGGAATAAAAACTGTATTAATAACTGATGAATGTTCTGGTTGGGATGGAATGAGTCAACCATTAGCAGATACAGCAAAAGAAGCAATAGCAGTAGTATCTACAGGAAATGTTAGCCACGTAGTTACATTACCACCAGCAGATAGAGTTATTGGAAATGACAAAGCAATAGCCACTTTAGCAGGAGGCTGGGAAGGCTGCTTAGAAGAAGATGGAAGTTTAAAATGTGAGTTAAATGCAGTAATTGGAGCAACATCAGAAATCGGATACCATAACTGTACAGTTAAATTATATTAATTAGC
Encoded proteins:
- a CDS encoding DNA polymerase III subunit alpha, whose product is MNYKDKFVHLHVHTEYSLLDGSIRMRDLISRTKDLGMESIAITDHGSMFGVIQFYKEAKKQGIKPILGSEVYVAMNKYTEKEPKDKSQYHLVLLAENNEGYENLMKIVSEAYINGFYYKPRIDHDILRRYSKGIIALSACLGGEVQKHIMNNNIDKAKEIALTYREIFGSNNFFLELQDHGIEEQRRVNRELIKISKEMDIGLVATNDVHYLKKEDAEVHDVLLCVQTASTVDETDRMKFPTNEFYLKSPEEMRNIFGDTLEALENTALIADRCDVELDFDTLHLPEYEVPEGYTNVDYLKHLILEGMKERYKIITEEIEDRFNYEFNTIVEMGYTDYFLIVWDFIKFARDNGIMVGPGRGSAAGSIVSYALGIIDIDPLEYGLIFERFLNPERVSMPDIDIDFCYERREEVIQYVIDKYGVDHVAQIVTFGTMAARGSIRDVGRAMNMPYGEVDYIAKQIPMELGMTISKALEVNKSLKDAYDEDENVQRLIDVSKAVEGLPRHTSTHAAGVVISKNPVTSYVPLLKNGDSVATQFNMIELEELGLLKMDFLGLRTLTVIRDTVNLVEENHGVKIDFNKINYEDPLVLEMFAKAETLGIFQFESPGMRAFLRELKPNVFENLIAANSLFRPGPMNQIPTFVACKHDASKIEYLHPKLEHILDVTYGCIVYQEQVMQIVRDIGGYSMGRADLVRRAMGKKKMDVMEEERRNFIYGQVDENGEVILSGAIRNGVDEKTASKIYDLMIDFANYAFNKSHSAAYAVVAYRTAYLKYYYPVEFMAALISSVMGNTNQVSLYIQECKRLGIDILSPDINESYNKFTVSQNKIRFGLSAVKNVGENFIKAIVEARKSGRFKSFTDFIERIEKTDSSVMNKRAVESLIKCGAMDSLGVNRAQLLAIYEKTIDGIHADRKRNIEGQFSIFDTLDENVSKDNLPDLKEFPKNILLTMEKEMVGIYISGHPLESYKSEIERVSNITTFDLLNINEEIGKDLNGVKDGASIILGGIIVEKKNKITRNNNMMAFITLEDLYGSIECIVFPATFERYNKYLKEDNIIVIHGRISISEVEEPKIIVEKISELNTYKKGKIYVKIPSNNSSDTFDKLKRILIKYTGDTPVYVYIEKEKKTVVADRSLWIDIDNKNAIIELKNLLGENSVKIS
- the pfkA gene encoding 6-phosphofructokinase encodes the protein MKTIGILTSGGDAPGMNAAIRAVVRAGIYNGFKVMGIRQGYNGLINGDIYEMNLSSVADIIHRGGTMLRSARSDEFKTEKGFKKALNVLEVFGIDGLVVLGGDGTLKGAREISNASIPTIGIPCTIDNDCGYSDFTIGFFTAVETVVDAISKIRDTSTSHGRANVIEVMGRHCGDIALYAGLAGGAESIIVPEVEFNIDDVCKKAIQGKNRGKLHHIIVLAEGVGNAYDVSKAIEEKTGIDTRVTVLGYIQRGGNPTSYDRITASKMGSKAIDLLRDGKSGRALGIKCNQIIDMDINDALEVEKSFDIEMYNTTNILSI
- the pyk gene encoding pyruvate kinase: MKKTKIVCTIGPASESEEVLKELFLNGLNVCRLNFSHGSHEEHKKRIDTIKKVREELNMPIGIMLDTKGPEIRLGDFEEGTIEIEEGNIFTLTTRDILGDNTIVSVSYDGLPNDIEVDSRILIDDGLVEFKVIEIINGTDIKCIALNNGTLKNHKGVNVPNVKINLPAVTKKDIDDILFGIENEIDFIAASFVRKASDVLEIRKILEDNNADFIEIISKIENQEGVDNIDEILAASDGIMVARGDLGVEIQTEEIPLVQKDLIRRSNLSGKPVITATQMLDSMMRNPRPTRAEVTDVANAILDGSSAIMLSGETAAGKYPIESVKTMYNIATRTEESLDYGEILKSKSIISEVSTTNAIGKATCTTAMDLEASAIITATSSGYTSKAISKFRPKSPIIAATTKESVMRRLSLVWGVYPVLSPYSNSTDDVIELSIQSAVDKGYVKEGDLVVITAGIPVGTSGSTNLIKVHTIGKVLIKGMGICKGSTLGRICIANNKEELESKFRDGDIIVSRDTDRDMIPFIERASAIITEQGGLTSHAAIVGLNLNKTTIVGAENATTLLEDGEIVTVDSATGLVYKGEARVL